In one window of Oncorhynchus kisutch isolate 150728-3 linkage group LG16, Okis_V2, whole genome shotgun sequence DNA:
- the LOC109882775 gene encoding insulin-like growth factor-binding protein 2-A, which translates to MTRRSTPRMKSYSGCSLLLLSVAFVGASFAEMVFRCPSCTAERQAACPKLTETCAEIVREPGCGCCPVCARQEGELCGVYTPRCSSGLRCYPKPDSDLPLEQLVQGLGLCGHKVVTEPTGSQEHREKLSGEVVDLDTSLTEIPPVRKATKDNPWLGPKENAMRQHRQEMKTKMKSNKPEDPKTPRGKQIQCQQELDQVLERISKMPFRDNRGPLEDLYALHIPNCDMRGQYNLKQCKMSLHGQRGECWCVNPHTGRPIPSAPTVRGDPNCSQYLRGPEMDTLASAQK; encoded by the exons ATGACAAGACGTTCCACGCCGAGGATGAAATCGTATTCAGGCTGCAGCTTGCTGCTGCTGTCGGTGGCTTTCGTGGGAGCTTCTTTCGCGGAGATGGTCTTCCGTTGCCCGAGTTGCACCGCCGAACGTCAGGCTGCGTGCCCGAAGCTCACCGAGACCTGTGCAGAGATTGTGCGCGAACCGGGCTGCGGTTGCTGCCCGGTGTGCGCCCGGCAAGAGGGCGAGTTATGCGGCGTGTACACCCCGAGATGCTCCAGCGGGCTCCGGTGTTACCCGAAGCCGGACTCCGATCTGCCTCTCGAGCAGCTGGTCCAGGGGCTGGGGCTGTGCGGACACAAAGTGGTCACCGAGCCCACGGGGAGCCAGGAGCACCGGGAGAAACTTAGCG GGGAGGTGGTGGACCTGGACACGAGCCTGACAGAGATCCCCCCGGTGAGGAAGGCCACTAAGGACAACCCATGGCTGGGGCCCAAGGAGAACGCTATGCGCCAGCACCGACAGGAGATGAAGACCAAGATGAAGAGTAACAAGCCGGAGGACCCCAAAACTCCCCGCGGCAAGCAG ATTCAGTGTCAGCAGGAGCTGGACCAGGTACTGGAGAGGATATCTAAGATGCCCTTCAGAGACAACCGAGGCCCACTGGAAGACCTGTATGCCCTGCACATCCCCAACTGTGATATGAGGGGGCAGTATAACCTCAAACAG TGTAAGATGTCTCTGCACGGCCAGAGGGGGGAGTGCTGGTGCGTCAACCCACACACCGGTCGGCCCATCCCATCAGCACCGACCGTGAGGGGAGACCCAAACTGCAGCCAGTACCTTAGAGGGCCAGAGATGGACACCCTCGCCTCAGCCCAGAAATAG
- the LOC109882776 gene encoding insulin-like growth factor-binding protein 5: MLVSFSLLATLLLSESGCLGSFVPCEPCDQKVMSMCPPVPVGCQLVKEPGCGCCLTCALPEGQSCGVYTGTCTHGLRCLPKSGEEKPLHALLHGRGVCANEKMYKPLHPGRDGYSPEEAMLAVVPESLLPQAKVPLYGGRDHISSRKAQAMRQAKDRKRQQAKLHSVSSLDYSTLALDKLQPEFGPCRRKLDGIIQRMKNTSRVLALSLYLPNCDKKGFFKHKQCKPSRGRKRGICWCVDRFGVQLPGTDYSGVDIQCKDPESNSNKNE; this comes from the exons ATGCTGGTTAGTTTTTCACTCCTGGCAACGCTTCTCCTAAGCGAGTCGGGTTGTTTGGGCTCGTTCGTACCGTGCGAACCGTGTGACCAGAAGGTTATGTCGATGTGTCCGCCAGTGCCGGTGGGATGCCAGCTGGTGAAGGAGCCTGGCTGTGGTTGCTGCCTGACTTGCGCGCTCCCGGAGGGACAGTCTTGTGGGGTGTACACGGGGACTTGCACGCACGGGCTCCGATGCCTGCCGAAGAGCGGGGAGGAGAAACCGCTGCACGCGCTCCTCCACGGGAGAGGAGTGTGCGCCAACGAGAAGATGTACAAGCCGCTGCATCCAGGCAGGG ACGGTTATTCTCCAGAGGAAGCTATGTTAGCAGTGGTTCCAGAGTCCCTGCTGCCCCAGGCCAAGGTGCCTCTGTACGGGGGCAGAGACCACATCAGCAGCCGCAAGGCTCAGGCCATGAGACAGGCTAAAGACCGCAAGAGACAGCAGGCCAAGCTCCACTCTGTCAGCAGCCTTGACTACTCAACCCTCGCCCTGGACAAACTGCAGCCTGAGTTT GGACCCTGCAGGAGAAAGCTGGACGGGATCATTCAGAGGATGAAAAACACATCTAGAGTCCTAGCTCTGTCCCTATACCTTCCCAACTGTGACAAGAAGGGATTCTTCAAGCACAAGCAG TGTAAACCATCACGTGGGCGGAAGCGGGGGATCTGTTGGTGTGTGGACCGTTTTGGCGTGCAGCTCCCTGGCACGGACTACAGTGGAGTGGACATCCAGTGCAAAGACCCGGAGAGCAACAGCAACAAAAACGAATGA